From Nicotiana tabacum cultivar K326 chromosome 15, ASM71507v2, whole genome shotgun sequence, the proteins below share one genomic window:
- the LOC107807781 gene encoding UDP glycosyltransferase 9-like, which translates to MDEISNKKIHVLALPSPLQGHINPMVHFSKCLVSRRVNVTIFTLDFVCMSMLSDCNGSLINIESIPHDESPPNGNIDDLLEWYQVQITNNFRAIVEKFSDVKVLIFDSLASWIIDLAHQLGLKVAAFSPIPCAPSAIYYHMHPETSKIPLDGSTLSLPSLPLLEKEDLPSFVYQHRDLHPTIARLFFGLTINLKKADWLLFNTFDVLENEVINWLRTQYSIKTIGPTFLTMYLDKQLKDVKENGLSPSGETCIKWLDLREIGSVIYVSFGSLASLGEKQMKELASGLLMTNCYFLWIVRTSEVHKLPKEFMSKLSKKGLIVNWCAQLDVLAHKSVGCFFTHCGWNSTLESLSLGVPMVGMPQWADEPTNVKFIMDIWQTGIRVKAGKDGIITREVIASSIKEIMEGGKGVMLKENAIKWKQLAKEAINEGGSSNKNIEEFIQSLYTK; encoded by the exons ATGGACGAAATTAGCAACAAAAAGATTCATGTTTTAGCTCTCCCTTCCCCTTTACAAGGTCACATAAACCCAATGGTTCATTTTTCCAAGTGTTTGGTATCAAGAAGAGTTAACGTGACCATTTTCACGTTAGATTTCGTTTGCATGTCCATGTTATCGGACTGTAATGGCTCATTAATCAACATTGAGTCCATTCCACACGACGAATCGCCACCAAATGGAAACATTGATGATCTTCTTGAATGGTACCAAGTACAAATTACTAACAACTTTAGAGCTATTGTTGAGAAATTTTCAGATGTTAAAGTTCTCATTTTTGATTCACTTGCCTCTTGGATAATTGACTTAGCACACCAACTAGGCCTAAAAGTGGCTGCATTTTCTCCAATACCTTGTGCTCCTTCTGCTATATATTATCATATGCATCCAGAAACAAGTAAAATTCCTTTAGATGGTTCAACTTTATCGTTGCCTTCACTTCCCTTGTTGGAAAAGGAAGATTTGCCTTCTTTTGTATACCAACATCGTGATTTACATCCAACTATTGCAAGACTTTTCTTCGGCCTGACTATCAATTTGAAAAAAGCAGATTGGCTTTTGTTCAACACTTTTGACGTGTTAGAAAACGAG GTGATCAACTGGTTAAGGACCCAATATTCAATCAAAACCATCGGACCAACTTTTCTAACAATGTATCTTGACAAGCAACTAAAAGATGTCAAAGAAAATGGTTTGAGTCCTAGTGGTGAAACTTGTATAAAATGGCTAGACTTGAGAGAAATTGGCTCAGTTATTTATGTATCATTTGGTAGTTTGGCCAGTTTAGGAGAAAAACAAATGAAGGAACTAGCATCAGGATTACTAATGACCAACTGCTACTTTCTATGGATTGTTAGAACTTCAGAAGTGCACAAACTTCCAAAAGAATTCATGTCCAAGTTATCAAAAAAAGGACTAATAGTGAATTGGTGTGCTCAGCTTGATGTCTTGGCTCATAAATCAGTTGGATGTTTTTTTACTCATTGTGGATGGAATTCGACGCTCGAATCGTTAAGTTTGGGAGTGCCAATGGTTGGTATGCCCCAATGGGCAGATGAACCAACTAATGTTAAGTTTATTATGGATATATGGCAAACTGGAATTCGAGTTAAGGCTGGAAAAGATGGTATAATTACTAGAGAAGTAATAGCAAGTTCTATAAAGGAAATTATGGAGGGGGGAAAAGGTGTAATGCTAAAAGAGAATGCAATTAAATGGAAACAATTGGCTAAAGAAGCAATAAATGAAGGAGGAAGTTCTAACAAGAATATCGAGGAATTTATTCAATCACTATACACTAAGTAA